The Benincasa hispida cultivar B227 chromosome 9, ASM972705v1, whole genome shotgun sequence genome has a segment encoding these proteins:
- the LOC120085647 gene encoding sterol 3-beta-glucosyltransferase UGT80A2-like isoform X5 — translation MASRRDINGGFGPQYDHQTTPPGVPGRTFSKANSLHVEISSDTLESTSFQHRLQRSKTERLRHETIFTADAAQILDNKIPIDQKFKLLHRVTTVKDDGTVEFEVQGDIESQSINVESEEIFSNVHDEHLDTSDFQYIRPMQIVILIVGTRGDVQPFIPIGKRLQDYGHRVRLATHPNFKEFVLMAGLEFYPLGGDPKQLAASCKDPDMDSGIPFEADAIIANRTAYGHTHVAEGLKLPLHIFFTMPWTPTSEFPHPLSRVKQQAGYRLSYQIVDSLIWLGLRDIVNDFRKKKLKIRPVTYLSGSQSSESDVPHVYLWSPYLVPKPKDWGPKIDVVGYCFFDLASNFEPPESLVKWLEAGDKPIYIGFGSLPVQEPEKMTQIIIQALETTKQRGIINEGWGGLGKSAEQKDFIYLLDDCPHDWLLPKCKAVVHHGGAGTTAAGLKAACPTTVVPFFGDQPFWGERVHARGVGPPPIPVDEFSLPRLVNAINYMLDPKVKQQAVELGKALENEDGVEGAVRAFFRQLSSRKIEPEPEPQKSSLLFIRRCFGCS, via the exons gtgTTCCAGGTCGAACATTTTCAAAAGCTAATAGTCTCCATGTGGAGATATCGTCAGACACCTTGGAATCAACCTCATTTCAGCACCGACTTCAAAGATCAAAAACTGAGAGGCTGAGACATGAAACCATATTTACTGCAGATGCAGCTCAAATATTAGATAATAAAATTCCCATTGATCAGAAG TTTAAATTGTTGCACAGAGTAACTACTGTGAAAGATGATGGGACTGTTGAGTTTGAAGTTCAGGGAGACATTGAATCTCAATCTATTAATGTTGAATCTGAAGAAATTTTCAGTAACGTTCATGATGAACACCTTGATACATCTGACTTTCAGTACATAAGGCCCATGCAAATAGTAATACTTATTGTCGGAACCCGTGGAGATGTGCAACCATTCATTCCAATTGGCAAGCGTTTGCAG GACTATGGTCATCGTGTTAGATTAGCTACTCATCCAAATTTCAAGGAATTTGTCTTGATGGCTGGGTTGGAATTTTATCCTTTAGGAGGAGATCCTAAACAGCTTGCAGCTT CTTGCAAAGATCCTGATATGGATTCTGGTATTCCCTTTGAAGCAGATGCAATCATTGCCAACCGCACGGCATATG GGCACACACATGTGGCAGAGGGACTTAAGCTACCGcttcatatattttttacaaTGCCATGGAC GCCAACTAGTGAATTTCCACATCCATTATCCCGAGTCAAGCAACAAGCAGGGTATAGG CTTTCATATCAAATCGTTGATTCCTTGATTTGGCTTGGACTGCGAGACATTGTTAATGATTTTAGGAAGAAGAAGCTGAAGATACGACCTGTAACATATTTAAGTGGTTCACAATCCTCTGAATCTGATGTGCCACATGTTTATTTGTGGAGTCCATACCTCGTTCCTAAACCAAAAG ATTGGGGGCCTAAGATTGATGTTGTAGGTTATTGCTTCTTTGACCTTGCATCAAATTTTGAACCTCCCGAATCACTTGTGAAATGGCTTGAAGCTGGGGACAAGCCTATCTATATTGGTTTTGGCAGCCTT CCTGTACAAGAGCCAGAAAAGATGACACAAATTATCATACAAGCATTGGAAACCACCAAACAGCGGGGTATCATTAACGAAGGGTGGGGTGGCCTTGGAAAGT CTGCAGAACAAAAGGACTTCATATATTTGTTGGACGACTGCCCTCATGATTGGCTTCTTCCTAAATGCAAGGCTGTG GTGCATCACGGTGGTGCAGGAACAACAGCTGCTGGTCTAAAAGCTGCG TGCCCTACTACAGTTGTTCCTTTCTTTGGTGACCAACCTTTCTGGGGGGAACGAGTACATGCCAGAGGAGTTGGCCCTCCACCCATCCCGGTTGATGAGTTCTCACTTCCAAGATTGGTGAATGCTATAAACTATATGCTTGATCCCAAG GTAAAACAGCAGGCTGTCGAGCTTGGAAAGGCTCTCGAGAATGAGGATGGGGTCGAAGGAGCAGTGAGAGCGTTCTTCAGGCAACTTTCTAGTAGGAAAATTGAGCCAGAGCCTGAACCTCAAAAGTCGAGTCTTTTGTTTATTAGAAGATGTTTTGGTTGCTCTTGA
- the LOC120085647 gene encoding sterol 3-beta-glucosyltransferase UGT80A2-like isoform X8, whose product MADLVLNMIIKPPLQFKLLHRVTTVKDDGTVEFEVQGDIESQSINVESEEIFSNVHDEHLDTSDFQYIRPMQIVILIVGTRGDVQPFIPIGKRLQDYGHRVRLATHPNFKEFVLMAGLEFYPLGGDPKQLAACTYLTSFSLMYGLSFDMVRNKGFLPSGPSEILIQRNQMKEIIYSLLPACKDPDMDSGIPFEADAIIANRTAYGHTHVAEGLKLPLHIFFTMPWTPTSEFPHPLSRVKQQAGYRLSYQIVDSLIWLGLRDIVNDFRKKKLKIRPVTYLSGSQSSESDVPHVYLWSPYLVPKPKDWGPKIDVVGYCFFDLASNFEPPESLVKWLEAGDKPIYIGFGSLPVQEPEKMTQIIIQALETTKQRGIINEGWGGLGKSAEQKDFIYLLDDCPHDWLLPKCKAVVHHGGAGTTAAGLKAACPTTVVPFFGDQPFWGERVHARGVGPPPIPVDEFSLPRLVNAINYMLDPKVKQQAVELGKALENEDGVEGAVRAFFRQLSSRKIEPEPEPQKSSLLFIRRCFGCS is encoded by the exons TTTAAATTGTTGCACAGAGTAACTACTGTGAAAGATGATGGGACTGTTGAGTTTGAAGTTCAGGGAGACATTGAATCTCAATCTATTAATGTTGAATCTGAAGAAATTTTCAGTAACGTTCATGATGAACACCTTGATACATCTGACTTTCAGTACATAAGGCCCATGCAAATAGTAATACTTATTGTCGGAACCCGTGGAGATGTGCAACCATTCATTCCAATTGGCAAGCGTTTGCAG GACTATGGTCATCGTGTTAGATTAGCTACTCATCCAAATTTCAAGGAATTTGTCTTGATGGCTGGGTTGGAATTTTATCCTTTAGGAGGAGATCCTAAACAGCTTGCAGCTTGTACGTACTTGACATCATTTTCTTTGATGTATGGCCTGTCATTTG ATATGGTAAGAAATAAAGGCTTCTTGCCTTCTGGGCCTTCTGAGATACTTATTCAAAGAAATCAAATGAAGGAAATTATTTATTCCCTTCTTCCAGCTTGCAAAGATCCTGATATGGATTCTGGTATTCCCTTTGAAGCAGATGCAATCATTGCCAACCGCACGGCATATG GGCACACACATGTGGCAGAGGGACTTAAGCTACCGcttcatatattttttacaaTGCCATGGAC GCCAACTAGTGAATTTCCACATCCATTATCCCGAGTCAAGCAACAAGCAGGGTATAGG CTTTCATATCAAATCGTTGATTCCTTGATTTGGCTTGGACTGCGAGACATTGTTAATGATTTTAGGAAGAAGAAGCTGAAGATACGACCTGTAACATATTTAAGTGGTTCACAATCCTCTGAATCTGATGTGCCACATGTTTATTTGTGGAGTCCATACCTCGTTCCTAAACCAAAAG ATTGGGGGCCTAAGATTGATGTTGTAGGTTATTGCTTCTTTGACCTTGCATCAAATTTTGAACCTCCCGAATCACTTGTGAAATGGCTTGAAGCTGGGGACAAGCCTATCTATATTGGTTTTGGCAGCCTT CCTGTACAAGAGCCAGAAAAGATGACACAAATTATCATACAAGCATTGGAAACCACCAAACAGCGGGGTATCATTAACGAAGGGTGGGGTGGCCTTGGAAAGT CTGCAGAACAAAAGGACTTCATATATTTGTTGGACGACTGCCCTCATGATTGGCTTCTTCCTAAATGCAAGGCTGTG GTGCATCACGGTGGTGCAGGAACAACAGCTGCTGGTCTAAAAGCTGCG TGCCCTACTACAGTTGTTCCTTTCTTTGGTGACCAACCTTTCTGGGGGGAACGAGTACATGCCAGAGGAGTTGGCCCTCCACCCATCCCGGTTGATGAGTTCTCACTTCCAAGATTGGTGAATGCTATAAACTATATGCTTGATCCCAAG GTAAAACAGCAGGCTGTCGAGCTTGGAAAGGCTCTCGAGAATGAGGATGGGGTCGAAGGAGCAGTGAGAGCGTTCTTCAGGCAACTTTCTAGTAGGAAAATTGAGCCAGAGCCTGAACCTCAAAAGTCGAGTCTTTTGTTTATTAGAAGATGTTTTGGTTGCTCTTGA
- the LOC120085647 gene encoding sterol 3-beta-glucosyltransferase UGT80A2-like isoform X7, with product MASRRDINGGFGPQYDHQTTPPGVPGRTFSKANSLHVEISSDTLESTSFQHRLQRSKTERLRHETIFTADAAQILDNKIPIDQKFKLLHRVTTVKDDGTVEFEVQGDIESQSINVESEEIFSNVHDEHLDTSDFQYIRPMQIVILIVGTRGDVQPFIPIGKRLQDYGHRVRLATHPNFKEFVLMAGLEFYPLGGDPKQLAAYMLAKILIWILVFPLKQMQSLPTARHMGTHMWQRDLSYRFIYFLQCHGRQLVNFHIHYPESSNKQGIGKKKLKIRPVTYLSGSQSSESDVPHVYLWSPYLVPKPKDWGPKIDVVGYCFFDLASNFEPPESLVKWLEAGDKPIYIGFGSLPVQEPEKMTQIIIQALETTKQRGIINEGWGGLGKSAEQKDFIYLLDDCPHDWLLPKCKAVVHHGGAGTTAAGLKAACPTTVVPFFGDQPFWGERVHARGVGPPPIPVDEFSLPRLVNAINYMLDPKVKQQAVELGKALENEDGVEGAVRAFFRQLSSRKIEPEPEPQKSSLLFIRRCFGCS from the exons gtgTTCCAGGTCGAACATTTTCAAAAGCTAATAGTCTCCATGTGGAGATATCGTCAGACACCTTGGAATCAACCTCATTTCAGCACCGACTTCAAAGATCAAAAACTGAGAGGCTGAGACATGAAACCATATTTACTGCAGATGCAGCTCAAATATTAGATAATAAAATTCCCATTGATCAGAAG TTTAAATTGTTGCACAGAGTAACTACTGTGAAAGATGATGGGACTGTTGAGTTTGAAGTTCAGGGAGACATTGAATCTCAATCTATTAATGTTGAATCTGAAGAAATTTTCAGTAACGTTCATGATGAACACCTTGATACATCTGACTTTCAGTACATAAGGCCCATGCAAATAGTAATACTTATTGTCGGAACCCGTGGAGATGTGCAACCATTCATTCCAATTGGCAAGCGTTTGCAG GACTATGGTCATCGTGTTAGATTAGCTACTCATCCAAATTTCAAGGAATTTGTCTTGATGGCTGGGTTGGAATTTTATCCTTTAGGAGGAGATCCTAAACAGCTTGCAGCTT ATATG CTTGCAAAGATCCTGATATGGATTCTGGTATTCCCTTTGAAGCAGATGCAATCATTGCCAACCGCACGGCATATG GGCACACACATGTGGCAGAGGGACTTAAGCTACCGcttcatatattttttacaaTGCCATGGAC GCCAACTAGTGAATTTCCACATCCATTATCCCGAGTCAAGCAACAAGCAGGGTATAGG GAAGAAGAAGCTGAAGATACGACCTGTAACATATTTAAGTGGTTCACAATCCTCTGAATCTGATGTGCCACATGTTTATTTGTGGAGTCCATACCTCGTTCCTAAACCAAAAG ATTGGGGGCCTAAGATTGATGTTGTAGGTTATTGCTTCTTTGACCTTGCATCAAATTTTGAACCTCCCGAATCACTTGTGAAATGGCTTGAAGCTGGGGACAAGCCTATCTATATTGGTTTTGGCAGCCTT CCTGTACAAGAGCCAGAAAAGATGACACAAATTATCATACAAGCATTGGAAACCACCAAACAGCGGGGTATCATTAACGAAGGGTGGGGTGGCCTTGGAAAGT CTGCAGAACAAAAGGACTTCATATATTTGTTGGACGACTGCCCTCATGATTGGCTTCTTCCTAAATGCAAGGCTGTG GTGCATCACGGTGGTGCAGGAACAACAGCTGCTGGTCTAAAAGCTGCG TGCCCTACTACAGTTGTTCCTTTCTTTGGTGACCAACCTTTCTGGGGGGAACGAGTACATGCCAGAGGAGTTGGCCCTCCACCCATCCCGGTTGATGAGTTCTCACTTCCAAGATTGGTGAATGCTATAAACTATATGCTTGATCCCAAG GTAAAACAGCAGGCTGTCGAGCTTGGAAAGGCTCTCGAGAATGAGGATGGGGTCGAAGGAGCAGTGAGAGCGTTCTTCAGGCAACTTTCTAGTAGGAAAATTGAGCCAGAGCCTGAACCTCAAAAGTCGAGTCTTTTGTTTATTAGAAGATGTTTTGGTTGCTCTTGA
- the LOC120085647 gene encoding sterol 3-beta-glucosyltransferase UGT80A2-like isoform X2, with product MASRRDINGGFGPQYDHQTTPPGVPGRTFSKANSLHVEISSDTLESTSFQHRLQRSKTERLRHETIFTADAAQILDNKIPIDQKFKLLHRVTTVKDDGTVEFEVQGDIESQSINVESEEIFSNVHDEHLDTSDFQYIRPMQIVILIVGTRGDVQPFIPIGKRLQDYGHRVRLATHPNFKEFVLMAGLEFYPLGGDPKQLAACTYLTSFSLMYGLSFDMVRNKGFLPSGPSEILIQRNQMKEIIYSLLPACKDPDMDSGIPFEADAIIANRTAYGHTHVAEGLKLPLHIFFTMPWTPTSEFPHPLSRVKQQAGYRLSYQIVDSLIWLGLRDIVNDFRKKKLKIRPVTYLSGSQSSESDVPHVYLWSPYLVPKPKGYCFFDLASNFEPPESLVKWLEAGDKPIYIGFGSLPVQEPEKMTQIIIQALETTKQRGIINEGWGGLGKSAEQKDFIYLLDDCPHDWLLPKCKAVVHHGGAGTTAAGLKAACPTTVVPFFGDQPFWGERVHARGVGPPPIPVDEFSLPRLVNAINYMLDPKVKQQAVELGKALENEDGVEGAVRAFFRQLSSRKIEPEPEPQKSSLLFIRRCFGCS from the exons gtgTTCCAGGTCGAACATTTTCAAAAGCTAATAGTCTCCATGTGGAGATATCGTCAGACACCTTGGAATCAACCTCATTTCAGCACCGACTTCAAAGATCAAAAACTGAGAGGCTGAGACATGAAACCATATTTACTGCAGATGCAGCTCAAATATTAGATAATAAAATTCCCATTGATCAGAAG TTTAAATTGTTGCACAGAGTAACTACTGTGAAAGATGATGGGACTGTTGAGTTTGAAGTTCAGGGAGACATTGAATCTCAATCTATTAATGTTGAATCTGAAGAAATTTTCAGTAACGTTCATGATGAACACCTTGATACATCTGACTTTCAGTACATAAGGCCCATGCAAATAGTAATACTTATTGTCGGAACCCGTGGAGATGTGCAACCATTCATTCCAATTGGCAAGCGTTTGCAG GACTATGGTCATCGTGTTAGATTAGCTACTCATCCAAATTTCAAGGAATTTGTCTTGATGGCTGGGTTGGAATTTTATCCTTTAGGAGGAGATCCTAAACAGCTTGCAGCTTGTACGTACTTGACATCATTTTCTTTGATGTATGGCCTGTCATTTG ATATGGTAAGAAATAAAGGCTTCTTGCCTTCTGGGCCTTCTGAGATACTTATTCAAAGAAATCAAATGAAGGAAATTATTTATTCCCTTCTTCCAGCTTGCAAAGATCCTGATATGGATTCTGGTATTCCCTTTGAAGCAGATGCAATCATTGCCAACCGCACGGCATATG GGCACACACATGTGGCAGAGGGACTTAAGCTACCGcttcatatattttttacaaTGCCATGGAC GCCAACTAGTGAATTTCCACATCCATTATCCCGAGTCAAGCAACAAGCAGGGTATAGG CTTTCATATCAAATCGTTGATTCCTTGATTTGGCTTGGACTGCGAGACATTGTTAATGATTTTAGGAAGAAGAAGCTGAAGATACGACCTGTAACATATTTAAGTGGTTCACAATCCTCTGAATCTGATGTGCCACATGTTTATTTGTGGAGTCCATACCTCGTTCCTAAACCAAAAG GTTATTGCTTCTTTGACCTTGCATCAAATTTTGAACCTCCCGAATCACTTGTGAAATGGCTTGAAGCTGGGGACAAGCCTATCTATATTGGTTTTGGCAGCCTT CCTGTACAAGAGCCAGAAAAGATGACACAAATTATCATACAAGCATTGGAAACCACCAAACAGCGGGGTATCATTAACGAAGGGTGGGGTGGCCTTGGAAAGT CTGCAGAACAAAAGGACTTCATATATTTGTTGGACGACTGCCCTCATGATTGGCTTCTTCCTAAATGCAAGGCTGTG GTGCATCACGGTGGTGCAGGAACAACAGCTGCTGGTCTAAAAGCTGCG TGCCCTACTACAGTTGTTCCTTTCTTTGGTGACCAACCTTTCTGGGGGGAACGAGTACATGCCAGAGGAGTTGGCCCTCCACCCATCCCGGTTGATGAGTTCTCACTTCCAAGATTGGTGAATGCTATAAACTATATGCTTGATCCCAAG GTAAAACAGCAGGCTGTCGAGCTTGGAAAGGCTCTCGAGAATGAGGATGGGGTCGAAGGAGCAGTGAGAGCGTTCTTCAGGCAACTTTCTAGTAGGAAAATTGAGCCAGAGCCTGAACCTCAAAAGTCGAGTCTTTTGTTTATTAGAAGATGTTTTGGTTGCTCTTGA
- the LOC120085647 gene encoding sterol 3-beta-glucosyltransferase UGT80A2-like isoform X4, giving the protein MASRRDINGGFGPQYDHQTTPPGVPGRTFSKANSLHVEISSDTLESTSFQHRLQRSKTERLRHETIFTADAAQILDNKIPIDQKFKLLHRVTTVKDDGTVEFEVQGDIESQSINVESEEIFSNVHDEHLDTSDFQYIRPMQIVILIVGTRGDVQPFIPIGKRLQDYGHRVRLATHPNFKEFVLMAGLEFYPLGGDPKQLAACTYLTSFSLMYGLSFDMVRNKGFLPSGPSEILIQRNQMKEIIYSLLPACKDPDMDSGIPFEADAIIANRTAYGQLVNFHIHYPESSNKQGIGKKKLKIRPVTYLSGSQSSESDVPHVYLWSPYLVPKPKDWGPKIDVVGYCFFDLASNFEPPESLVKWLEAGDKPIYIGFGSLPVQEPEKMTQIIIQALETTKQRGIINEGWGGLGKSAEQKDFIYLLDDCPHDWLLPKCKAVVHHGGAGTTAAGLKAACPTTVVPFFGDQPFWGERVHARGVGPPPIPVDEFSLPRLVNAINYMLDPKVKQQAVELGKALENEDGVEGAVRAFFRQLSSRKIEPEPEPQKSSLLFIRRCFGCS; this is encoded by the exons gtgTTCCAGGTCGAACATTTTCAAAAGCTAATAGTCTCCATGTGGAGATATCGTCAGACACCTTGGAATCAACCTCATTTCAGCACCGACTTCAAAGATCAAAAACTGAGAGGCTGAGACATGAAACCATATTTACTGCAGATGCAGCTCAAATATTAGATAATAAAATTCCCATTGATCAGAAG TTTAAATTGTTGCACAGAGTAACTACTGTGAAAGATGATGGGACTGTTGAGTTTGAAGTTCAGGGAGACATTGAATCTCAATCTATTAATGTTGAATCTGAAGAAATTTTCAGTAACGTTCATGATGAACACCTTGATACATCTGACTTTCAGTACATAAGGCCCATGCAAATAGTAATACTTATTGTCGGAACCCGTGGAGATGTGCAACCATTCATTCCAATTGGCAAGCGTTTGCAG GACTATGGTCATCGTGTTAGATTAGCTACTCATCCAAATTTCAAGGAATTTGTCTTGATGGCTGGGTTGGAATTTTATCCTTTAGGAGGAGATCCTAAACAGCTTGCAGCTTGTACGTACTTGACATCATTTTCTTTGATGTATGGCCTGTCATTTG ATATGGTAAGAAATAAAGGCTTCTTGCCTTCTGGGCCTTCTGAGATACTTATTCAAAGAAATCAAATGAAGGAAATTATTTATTCCCTTCTTCCAGCTTGCAAAGATCCTGATATGGATTCTGGTATTCCCTTTGAAGCAGATGCAATCATTGCCAACCGCACGGCATATG GCCAACTAGTGAATTTCCACATCCATTATCCCGAGTCAAGCAACAAGCAGGGTATAGG GAAGAAGAAGCTGAAGATACGACCTGTAACATATTTAAGTGGTTCACAATCCTCTGAATCTGATGTGCCACATGTTTATTTGTGGAGTCCATACCTCGTTCCTAAACCAAAAG ATTGGGGGCCTAAGATTGATGTTGTAGGTTATTGCTTCTTTGACCTTGCATCAAATTTTGAACCTCCCGAATCACTTGTGAAATGGCTTGAAGCTGGGGACAAGCCTATCTATATTGGTTTTGGCAGCCTT CCTGTACAAGAGCCAGAAAAGATGACACAAATTATCATACAAGCATTGGAAACCACCAAACAGCGGGGTATCATTAACGAAGGGTGGGGTGGCCTTGGAAAGT CTGCAGAACAAAAGGACTTCATATATTTGTTGGACGACTGCCCTCATGATTGGCTTCTTCCTAAATGCAAGGCTGTG GTGCATCACGGTGGTGCAGGAACAACAGCTGCTGGTCTAAAAGCTGCG TGCCCTACTACAGTTGTTCCTTTCTTTGGTGACCAACCTTTCTGGGGGGAACGAGTACATGCCAGAGGAGTTGGCCCTCCACCCATCCCGGTTGATGAGTTCTCACTTCCAAGATTGGTGAATGCTATAAACTATATGCTTGATCCCAAG GTAAAACAGCAGGCTGTCGAGCTTGGAAAGGCTCTCGAGAATGAGGATGGGGTCGAAGGAGCAGTGAGAGCGTTCTTCAGGCAACTTTCTAGTAGGAAAATTGAGCCAGAGCCTGAACCTCAAAAGTCGAGTCTTTTGTTTATTAGAAGATGTTTTGGTTGCTCTTGA
- the LOC120085647 gene encoding sterol 3-beta-glucosyltransferase UGT80A2-like isoform X1 has product MASRRDINGGFGPQYDHQTTPPGVPGRTFSKANSLHVEISSDTLESTSFQHRLQRSKTERLRHETIFTADAAQILDNKIPIDQKFKLLHRVTTVKDDGTVEFEVQGDIESQSINVESEEIFSNVHDEHLDTSDFQYIRPMQIVILIVGTRGDVQPFIPIGKRLQDYGHRVRLATHPNFKEFVLMAGLEFYPLGGDPKQLAACTYLTSFSLMYGLSFDMVRNKGFLPSGPSEILIQRNQMKEIIYSLLPACKDPDMDSGIPFEADAIIANRTAYGHTHVAEGLKLPLHIFFTMPWTPTSEFPHPLSRVKQQAGYRLSYQIVDSLIWLGLRDIVNDFRKKKLKIRPVTYLSGSQSSESDVPHVYLWSPYLVPKPKDWGPKIDVVGYCFFDLASNFEPPESLVKWLEAGDKPIYIGFGSLPVQEPEKMTQIIIQALETTKQRGIINEGWGGLGKSAEQKDFIYLLDDCPHDWLLPKCKAVVHHGGAGTTAAGLKAACPTTVVPFFGDQPFWGERVHARGVGPPPIPVDEFSLPRLVNAINYMLDPKVKQQAVELGKALENEDGVEGAVRAFFRQLSSRKIEPEPEPQKSSLLFIRRCFGCS; this is encoded by the exons gtgTTCCAGGTCGAACATTTTCAAAAGCTAATAGTCTCCATGTGGAGATATCGTCAGACACCTTGGAATCAACCTCATTTCAGCACCGACTTCAAAGATCAAAAACTGAGAGGCTGAGACATGAAACCATATTTACTGCAGATGCAGCTCAAATATTAGATAATAAAATTCCCATTGATCAGAAG TTTAAATTGTTGCACAGAGTAACTACTGTGAAAGATGATGGGACTGTTGAGTTTGAAGTTCAGGGAGACATTGAATCTCAATCTATTAATGTTGAATCTGAAGAAATTTTCAGTAACGTTCATGATGAACACCTTGATACATCTGACTTTCAGTACATAAGGCCCATGCAAATAGTAATACTTATTGTCGGAACCCGTGGAGATGTGCAACCATTCATTCCAATTGGCAAGCGTTTGCAG GACTATGGTCATCGTGTTAGATTAGCTACTCATCCAAATTTCAAGGAATTTGTCTTGATGGCTGGGTTGGAATTTTATCCTTTAGGAGGAGATCCTAAACAGCTTGCAGCTTGTACGTACTTGACATCATTTTCTTTGATGTATGGCCTGTCATTTG ATATGGTAAGAAATAAAGGCTTCTTGCCTTCTGGGCCTTCTGAGATACTTATTCAAAGAAATCAAATGAAGGAAATTATTTATTCCCTTCTTCCAGCTTGCAAAGATCCTGATATGGATTCTGGTATTCCCTTTGAAGCAGATGCAATCATTGCCAACCGCACGGCATATG GGCACACACATGTGGCAGAGGGACTTAAGCTACCGcttcatatattttttacaaTGCCATGGAC GCCAACTAGTGAATTTCCACATCCATTATCCCGAGTCAAGCAACAAGCAGGGTATAGG CTTTCATATCAAATCGTTGATTCCTTGATTTGGCTTGGACTGCGAGACATTGTTAATGATTTTAGGAAGAAGAAGCTGAAGATACGACCTGTAACATATTTAAGTGGTTCACAATCCTCTGAATCTGATGTGCCACATGTTTATTTGTGGAGTCCATACCTCGTTCCTAAACCAAAAG ATTGGGGGCCTAAGATTGATGTTGTAGGTTATTGCTTCTTTGACCTTGCATCAAATTTTGAACCTCCCGAATCACTTGTGAAATGGCTTGAAGCTGGGGACAAGCCTATCTATATTGGTTTTGGCAGCCTT CCTGTACAAGAGCCAGAAAAGATGACACAAATTATCATACAAGCATTGGAAACCACCAAACAGCGGGGTATCATTAACGAAGGGTGGGGTGGCCTTGGAAAGT CTGCAGAACAAAAGGACTTCATATATTTGTTGGACGACTGCCCTCATGATTGGCTTCTTCCTAAATGCAAGGCTGTG GTGCATCACGGTGGTGCAGGAACAACAGCTGCTGGTCTAAAAGCTGCG TGCCCTACTACAGTTGTTCCTTTCTTTGGTGACCAACCTTTCTGGGGGGAACGAGTACATGCCAGAGGAGTTGGCCCTCCACCCATCCCGGTTGATGAGTTCTCACTTCCAAGATTGGTGAATGCTATAAACTATATGCTTGATCCCAAG GTAAAACAGCAGGCTGTCGAGCTTGGAAAGGCTCTCGAGAATGAGGATGGGGTCGAAGGAGCAGTGAGAGCGTTCTTCAGGCAACTTTCTAGTAGGAAAATTGAGCCAGAGCCTGAACCTCAAAAGTCGAGTCTTTTGTTTATTAGAAGATGTTTTGGTTGCTCTTGA